One Glycine max cultivar Williams 82 chromosome 3, Glycine_max_v4.0, whole genome shotgun sequence DNA window includes the following coding sequences:
- the CKX1 gene encoding cytokinin dehydrogenase 1-like — protein MVSSKPSGFYEQRSFPSIKILILILLNSILHKANSGCSNSVSNSLVPFLSHEILSSLQTLPLDGHFSLRDNEDAAKDFGNIHHFPPLAVLYPKTVSDISLTIKHVFEMGFAAQLKIAARGHGHSLQGQAQVHGGLVINMESLQGPEMKVHNGELPYVDVSGGELWINILHETLKLGLAPKSWTDYLHLTVGGTLSNAGISGQAFKHGPQINNIFQLEVITGKGEVVTCSGNRNADLFYGVLGGLGQFGIITRARISLEPAPKMVKWIRVLYSEFSTFTRDQEYLVSLNNTFDYIEGFVIINRTGILNNWRSSFDPKNQLQASQFSSDGKTFYCLEMAKYFNPGEAEAMNQSVAYLLSKLSYIPSTLFLSEVSYVEFLDRVHVSEKKLRAQGLWEVPHPWLNLLIPRSEIHNFAEEVFGNILKDTNNGPILIYPVNQTRWNSKTSLITPEEDIFYLVAFLSLALPNSTGADSLEHILAQNKRVIDFYTGAKMRVKQYLPHYSTQEEWQVHFGSRWETFVERKRAYDPLALLAPGHKIFQKAVSSSC, from the exons ATGGTGTCATCAAAACCTAGTGGCTTCTATGAACAAAGGAGCTTTCCATCAATCAAAATCCTCATACTTATACTCCTTAATTCTATACTTCACAAAGCCAACTCAGGCTGCAGCAACTCTGTTTCCAACTCCTTAGTTCCATTTCTATCTCATGAGATACTCTCATCATTGCAAACACTACCTCTAGATGGCCACTTTAGCCTAAGGGACAATGAGGATGCTGCCAAGGACTTTGGCAACATACACCATTTTCCTCCCCTAGCAGTGCTGTATCCAAAAACAGTTTCTGACATATCACTCACCATCAAGCATGTTTTTGAAATGGGGTTTGCCGCACAGCTGAAGATTGCTGCTAGAGGCCATGGCCATTCACTTCAAGGCCAAGCACAAGTACATGGAGGCCTAGTCATTAACATGGAGTCTTTACAGGGTCCTGAAATGAAAGTTCACAATGGAGAATTGCCTTATGTGGATGTCTCAGGAGGTGAGTTGTGGATAAACATTCTGCATGAGACTCTTAAACTTGGGTTGGCACCAAAGTCATGGACAGATTACCTTCACCTCACTGTTGGGGGTACTCTTTCAAATGCTGGCATAAGTGGGCAAGCCTTCAAACATGGACCTCAGATCAATAACATCTTTCAGCTTGAAGTGATCACAG GAAAAGGAGAGGTGGTTACCTGCTCAGGGAACCGAAACGCTGACCTTTTTTATGGTGTTCTTGGAGGGCTTGGTCAATTTGGCATCATTACAAGGGCTAGAATTTCTCTTGAACCAGCACCTAAGATG GTTAAATGGATTAGGGTGCTCTACTCAGAGTTCTCTACATTTACTAGGGATCAAGAGTATTTGGTATCACTTAACAACACATTTGATTATATTGAAGGGTTTGTGATCATAAACAGAACTGGCATCCTTAACAATTGGAGATCATCCTTTGATCCCAAAAACCAACTTCAAGCCAGCCAATTCAGTTCTGATGGGAAAACCTTCTACTGTCTAGAGATGGCAAAATATTTCAACCCTGGTGAAGCTGAAGCCATGAATCAG AGTGTAGCTTACCTACTGTCAAAGTTGAGTTACATTCCATCCACACTCTTCCTATCAGAAGTTTCTTACGTGGAATTCTTAGACAGAGTGCATGTTTCTGAGAAAAAGCTAAGAGCACAAGGCTTGTGGGAAGTTCCCCATCCTTGGCTGAACCTTCTGATCCCAAGGAGTGAGATTCATAACTTTGCTGAAGAAGTATTTGGCAATATTCTTAAAGACACAAACAATGGACCCATACTCATTTACCCCGTCAACCAAACacg GTGGAACAGCAAAACATCATTGATTACCCCAGAGGAAGATATTTTTTACCTAGTAGCATTCCTATCCTTAGCTCTCCCAAATTCTACCGGTGCAGACAGTTTAGAACACATTCTAGCCCAAAACAAAAGAGTCATAGATTTCTACACTGGTGCCAAAATGAGAGTGAAGCAATACCTTCCCCATTACAGCACACAGGAAGAATGGCAAGTCCATTTTGGGTCACGATGGGAGACATTCGTGGAAAGAAAAAGGGCCTATGACCCACTAGCACTGCTAGCCCCTGGccacaaaatctttcaaaagGCTGTCTCCTCTTCGTGTTAG
- the LOC100797053 gene encoding uncharacterized protein, with the protein MENKSNKMLHDNKEGIQVDNTSTNTNHPEIGVDKGVLKNFTRSSGDVAETKIAADWKGGENCPKGTRPEEIDASGDVNMEASITPDDVIRAGGFGARDDISSFLPVASDSTDFEASIRDARDYEEPQGQVSRPGLGWTGATKGE; encoded by the exons ATGGAgaacaaatcaaataaaatgctGCATG ATAATAAGGAGGGCATTCAAGTTGACAACACATCGACTAACACCAATCATCCAGAGATTGGTGTGGACAAAGGTGTTTTGAAGAATTTTACAAGATCTTCAGGGGATGTTGCAGAGACAAAGATAGCAGCTGATTGGAAAGGTGGAGAGAATTGTCCAAAGGGTACACGTCCTGAGGAAATTGATGCATCTGGGGATGTAAACATGGAGGCATCCATAACACCTGATGATGTTATTCGGGCTGGAGGATTTGGTGCAAGAGATGATATCAGTAGCTTTCTTCCTGTTGCAAGTGATTCTACCGACTTCGAAGCTTCAATCCGAGATGCGCGTGATTATGAAGAACCACAGGGTCAAGTAAGCAGGCCAGGCCTTGGCTGGACTGGTGCTACTAAGGGGGAGTGA